DNA from Leptospira mayottensis 200901116:
AAGAAATCAATGCCAATCCTGATATTCACGCGTTCGTGATCGCTGCAAGAGGAAAATCCTTTTCCATTGGTTTAGATCTGGATTCTTTTATTCAACAATTCGGCAATTTGATCCAAGCTCCCTTAGGTAGCGATCGTAGAAAATTCTTCGATCTCATTCTTAAAATGCAAAAAGGAATCAATGCCGTTTACGATTCACCAAAACCGTCCATTGCCGCAGTTCAAAAACATTGTATCGGTGGAGGGTTGGATCTGATTTCCGCGTGTGATATTCGTTATGCTACGATAGACGCACTAATTTCTCTCAGGGAAGCAAAAGTTGCGATTGTTGCCGATATGGGTTCGATCAACAGACTTCCTTCTATCATTGGACAAGGCCATACACGAGAATTGGCTTTAACTGGAAAGGATATCGACGGAACCGAGGCGGAGCGAATTGGGCTCGTAACCAAGGTTTTTCAGACCCAAGGAGAAATGATGGAAGTAGCCCTTGCAACTGCAAAAGAGATCGCCGAAAACCCTAAGATCGTCGTGTCTGGCGTGAAGGATGTGATGAGATATTCCGAAGGAAAACCTTTAGAAGCCGGTTTGAATTATGTTGCACTTTGGAATTCGAGTTTCCTTGATTCTGTGGATTTTAGAAAGGCGGTACAGTCTTTCCGGGAACGTAAACGTCCCGTTTACAATCAAGACTGATCTGGGAATTACGCGTAAAGATCTAGAATTCTTCTTTGTCCTTCTTCTTTTGAATTTCGAATTCCCACTTCTACGGCGAGATTCAACATCTTTCGGTTCAGATCACTTTGTACCTGAAAAATTTCCTTAGGTAAATTCGCGACTCTTTCCAAAAGTAAACTCTGGTTTGTATTTCCATTGATATTCATAAATTCCCTCTTCTGAGAATTTTGGGTTTTTCTCTCTTTTTCCCCCAATTCTATTTTCGGGTGATAAATAGAAAACTTGATTATTTTTTGAAAATTTTTAATCTGTCTAAACTGTGAGTTTCCCTACACTGATCAGATCTGCGATTCAGAGGGAGAATCAAAGAGAATTCACCAAAGCTTTCAATCTCTACAAAGAAGCTCTCTCTTTTACCGATAATCCTAAAACGATTCTTAAGATACGTAATCGTCAGGCCTGGTGCCAGTATCATATTGGAAACACTCGGGAGACCTTAAATCTCTTTCATGAAATCATCACCAAGTATCCGAACGAGCCCGGAAGTTATTTGTATTACTCCAACTATCTCATCAAAATCAGCAATTTTAAACAGGCTAAAAAGATTCTTACAAAGGGGATCGATCTCTATCCGGATCAATTGGAACTTTATCTGACTTTGGCCTCCCTTTTGAAAGATACCGATCGATCCAATGAGGCAATTGCGGTTCTAAAGCAGGCTTTGGCGCAAGAAAAACTTTCAAGAGGAAGAGGAATTCTTCGTAAAGACATCTGGGCGGAACTAGGACACCTTTATTATCAAAGAGGAAATTACAATTCTGCATTGGTTTCCCTCAAAACGTCGATGCGTATGGATAGCGACGAGAATTTTCTTCATTACGATATGATTGCTCAGTGTTATCTGAAAGTTTCCGATCACAAGAATGCCCTTAAGTTCATCGATTTATATGTTCAGTATTTTGGAGAATCCGATTCGGACATTCTAATTATCAAAGCACGAGCGCACGCTCAGCTCGGTGAAAGTCATCTAGCCTGTGCATCCTTATTACAGGCGTATTCCATGGAAAATGGCCTCAAACTGAACGCGGAAGACATGATCGATTTTGCTCCTTTACTTCAAACCGGTTTTTTTGATACATTAGAAAACGTTGAAATAGAAGAGCCTTAAGCGGATTTGAATGATTGTTCGGCGGATCTTTTTTTCGTTGTTTTATTAAGAATTTGTTCCAAAACTTTAGGATGTTGCTGGAACTCCTACTAGTTTAACAATAATAAAGTCTCTTCGAAAGTCCATAAATTTCTCAAAAAGAAGTAATCTGTGTGTGGGAACTCCTATATTTTATTACGAACTTACTGAATGATTATAACTGATTTCTTTAAGGTTTTTAAGACAGGCTCTGATATATTTGAAATATAATCCTGGTTTTTTATGGAACGGTTTTCGAAATAATAAAATGTATATATTATATTTTTAATGTAATTTTTTTTATAAATGTCATATAGTCCGCCAGATATAAGCTTTCAAAAATAATAAAAAAATTCGGCATCGTTTCCATATGACATGTGATTATCAAATTTCTTTATTTAATCTTAAAACATAATCTAAAAAGTAAACAAAGACATCATTCGCTTTTAATTGTTTATTTTTATATATCTAAAACATTAGCGGTTACTTTAGGGATCGATATTTTTAATTTCAATTACTTGAGCATTATTTGAAACCGAATCGTTTTTTATAAAATACTATTCTTCTTATTGAGCTCTATGTTATAGTATGGGCATTGATTTAAAAAGTATGGAGATAGTGTATGAGAATAAAAAAATATACAAAAGTGGGACTTTTTATAAATTGTTGTCTCTTATTATTTTTTCTAATAGATTGTGGGGCCGATAGGCGATCATTGTATAACGATTTACTTGTGTCTCTGATTTACATTTTAGGTAATAAGAACATTGATTCTGCAAATTCTGATTTAACGAGTTCCGGCTCTGTAAGCTCTAATCCCGTAGATGCCGCTTCTGCGAATTCTATTCCTGAGAATTCTATTTCTGAAAATTCTATTCCTGCGAATTCTATTCCTGAGAATTCTATTTCTGAAAATTCTATTCCTGCGAATTCTATTCCTGAGAATTCTATTTCTGAAAATTCTATTCCTGAGAATTCTATTCCTGAGAATTCTATTCTTGAAGATTCTATTTCTGAGAATTCTATTCCTGAGAATTCTATTCCTGAAAATTCTATTCCTGAGAATTCTATTCTTGAAAATGTGGAA
Protein-coding regions in this window:
- a CDS encoding crotonase/enoyl-CoA hydratase family protein codes for the protein MKAHFEFFEIVVRPEDKTAVLYLNRPEKRNAMDWPFWRDLPDVIEEINANPDIHAFVIAARGKSFSIGLDLDSFIQQFGNLIQAPLGSDRRKFFDLILKMQKGINAVYDSPKPSIAAVQKHCIGGGLDLISACDIRYATIDALISLREAKVAIVADMGSINRLPSIIGQGHTRELALTGKDIDGTEAERIGLVTKVFQTQGEMMEVALATAKEIAENPKIVVSGVKDVMRYSEGKPLEAGLNYVALWNSSFLDSVDFRKAVQSFRERKRPVYNQD
- a CDS encoding tetratricopeptide repeat protein, whose product is MSFPTLIRSAIQRENQREFTKAFNLYKEALSFTDNPKTILKIRNRQAWCQYHIGNTRETLNLFHEIITKYPNEPGSYLYYSNYLIKISNFKQAKKILTKGIDLYPDQLELYLTLASLLKDTDRSNEAIAVLKQALAQEKLSRGRGILRKDIWAELGHLYYQRGNYNSALVSLKTSMRMDSDENFLHYDMIAQCYLKVSDHKNALKFIDLYVQYFGESDSDILIIKARAHAQLGESHLACASLLQAYSMENGLKLNAEDMIDFAPLLQTGFFDTLENVEIEEP